The following proteins come from a genomic window of Paenibacillus swuensis:
- the folK gene encoding 2-amino-4-hydroxy-6-hydroxymethyldihydropteridine diphosphokinase, with protein sequence MTAYIGLGSNIGDREAYLKQAIVTLHLQENLEVIRCSSIYETDPVGFVDQASFLNMVIGVNTSLSAVELLRLMLHVEQQLGRTRDVRWGPRTVDLDLLIYDNGTSEDSELTLPHPRMHERQFVLVPLLDVIQEDTTPGLETVQLMASEATGREGIQLWKRTYWHSESGHFVN encoded by the coding sequence ATGACGGCGTATATCGGACTAGGCTCGAATATCGGCGATCGGGAAGCTTATCTAAAGCAAGCTATTGTAACCCTGCACCTCCAGGAGAACCTAGAAGTTATCCGTTGTTCGTCTATATATGAAACAGACCCTGTAGGATTTGTGGATCAAGCTTCTTTTCTGAATATGGTTATTGGCGTGAATACGTCATTATCCGCTGTCGAATTATTGCGATTAATGCTCCACGTGGAACAACAGCTGGGCCGAACAAGAGATGTTCGGTGGGGACCGCGTACGGTTGACCTGGATCTGCTCATCTACGATAACGGTACCAGTGAGGATTCAGAGCTGACTTTGCCGCATCCGCGAATGCATGAAAGGCAGTTCGTGCTTGTGCCGTTGCTGGATGTCATACAGGAAGATACGACACCGGGCCTAGAAACCGTGCAACTTATGGCTAGCGAGGCAACAGGAAGGGAAGGCATACAGTTATGGAAGCGAACGTATTGGCACAGCGAATCCGGGCATTTCGTAAACTGA
- the pabA gene encoding aminodeoxychorismate/anthranilate synthase component II — MILVIDNYDSFTYNLVQYLGELGENIEVRRNDEIDLPGIEALNPDHILISPGPCSPNEAGISLSLIDHFKGRIPILGVCLGHQSIGQAFGGEVIRAEKLMHGKTSEIHHDGQTLFEGIPSPYTATRYHSLIVRRETLPDCLEISAETADGEIMALRHKEYPIEGVQFHPESIITEHGKRLLLNFLNRSVPIKQEQQA; from the coding sequence ATGATACTGGTAATCGATAATTATGATTCTTTCACGTACAACTTGGTGCAGTATTTAGGTGAGCTTGGCGAGAACATTGAGGTCCGCCGGAATGATGAGATTGATTTGCCCGGCATTGAGGCGTTAAATCCGGATCATATTCTGATTTCACCCGGTCCTTGTTCCCCGAACGAGGCGGGTATCAGCTTATCACTAATTGATCATTTCAAAGGACGGATTCCGATTCTGGGCGTGTGCCTTGGTCATCAGTCCATCGGACAAGCTTTTGGCGGCGAAGTAATTCGGGCCGAGAAATTAATGCACGGCAAGACTTCTGAAATTCACCATGACGGCCAAACTTTGTTCGAGGGCATTCCTTCCCCGTACACAGCGACGCGATACCATTCTTTAATCGTGAGACGCGAGACGCTTCCGGATTGTCTGGAAATCAGCGCGGAGACGGCTGACGGTGAAATTATGGCTCTACGGCATAAGGAATACCCGATTGAAGGGGTACAGTTCCACCCGGAGTCCATTATTACGGAGCACGGGAAACGGTTGCTGCTTAACTTCCTGAATCGTAGTGTACCTATAAAGCAGGAACAGCAAGCATGA
- the greA gene encoding transcription elongation factor GreA, with amino-acid sequence MSEKQVILTPEGLKKLEEELETLKSVKRREVAERIKVAIGYGDISENSEYEDAKNEQAFIEGRVITLEKMLRNARIINADEVDINTVSIGSTVTVEDMEFGDTVEYIIVGTAESDPMQNKISNESPVGKAILGKKKGTVVDVNVPAGVIQYKIVDIKK; translated from the coding sequence ATGAGCGAAAAACAAGTCATTCTTACTCCGGAAGGCCTTAAGAAGCTTGAAGAAGAATTGGAGACCCTTAAATCTGTAAAGCGTCGCGAGGTCGCTGAGCGGATTAAAGTCGCCATTGGCTACGGGGATATCAGTGAAAACTCCGAATATGAAGATGCGAAGAACGAACAGGCTTTTATAGAAGGCCGAGTTATTACGCTTGAGAAGATGCTTCGTAACGCGCGAATCATTAATGCTGATGAAGTGGATATTAATACAGTAAGCATTGGCTCAACGGTAACGGTTGAGGATATGGAGTTCGGGGATACCGTGGAATATATTATTGTCGGTACAGCTGAATCCGATCCGATGCAGAACAAGATTTCCAACGAGAGTCCGGTGGGTAAAGCCATCCTTGGAAAGAAGAAGGGAACGGTTGTGGACGTTAACGTTCCTGCAGGCGTAATCCAATATAAAATTGTAGATATCAAAAAATAA
- the folP gene encoding dihydropteroate synthase yields the protein MQIQSPHRAHRTIHYRDMKLEMGSRTLIMGILNTTPDSFSDGGHYVDVQHAVDQAGRMLEQGADILDIGGESTRPGAEPVALKQELERVIPAIKAIQATYGAHIPISIDTYKAEVARQALAAGAHIINDVWGFKKDPEMAKVAAEFGCPVILMHNRNDMNYVDFIEDVIMDLSESVRIAKQAGVAKESIVLDPGIGFAKTFDQNLYLLNQLQRITDLGFPVLLGTSRKRFIQRVLQTTANDALEGTVATTVLGIMQGCEIIRVHDVKANKRAATMTDAMVRSIPTV from the coding sequence ATGCAAATACAATCACCACATCGTGCACATAGGACGATACATTATAGAGATATGAAGCTTGAGATGGGCAGCCGCACTTTGATCATGGGCATCCTCAACACCACGCCGGATTCATTCTCCGACGGCGGTCATTATGTTGATGTGCAGCATGCGGTAGACCAGGCGGGGCGGATGCTGGAGCAAGGTGCGGACATCCTGGATATCGGGGGCGAATCCACAAGGCCGGGGGCCGAGCCTGTGGCGCTTAAGCAGGAGCTGGAACGCGTCATTCCTGCAATCAAGGCTATTCAGGCGACATACGGCGCACATATCCCCATATCTATTGACACCTACAAGGCTGAGGTGGCGCGTCAGGCTTTAGCAGCAGGCGCTCATATCATCAATGATGTATGGGGCTTCAAGAAAGATCCTGAGATGGCGAAAGTGGCTGCGGAGTTCGGCTGTCCTGTCATCCTGATGCACAATCGTAATGATATGAATTACGTTGATTTTATAGAAGATGTGATAATGGACTTGTCGGAGAGTGTTCGGATTGCGAAGCAAGCGGGTGTGGCGAAGGAGAGCATTGTGCTGGATCCGGGCATCGGTTTTGCCAAAACATTTGATCAAAATTTATACCTCTTGAACCAACTTCAGCGAATTACGGACCTGGGATTTCCTGTGTTGCTGGGGACTTCACGTAAGCGATTCATTCAGAGGGTTTTACAGACAACCGCTAATGATGCCTTGGAGGGCACGGTTGCTACAACGGTCCTGGGAATCATGCAGGGCTGCGAGATTATCCGGGTGCATGATGTAAAGGCGAACAAACGCGCGGCAACCATGACGGATGCGATGGTGCGTTCGATACCGACTGTATAA
- a CDS encoding helix-turn-helix domain-containing protein — protein sequence MEANVLAQRIRAFRKLKGHTQQELADILGISVAVLGSVERGTRRPEGKLLNTIAKALNIEVSELSPE from the coding sequence ATGGAAGCGAACGTATTGGCACAGCGAATCCGGGCATTTCGTAAACTGAAAGGTCATACTCAGCAAGAGCTTGCCGATATCCTGGGGATCTCCGTCGCCGTGCTGGGTTCAGTGGAACGAGGTACCCGCAGGCCCGAAGGAAAGTTATTGAACACCATAGCGAAAGCTTTAAATATTGAAGTATCAGAGCTGTCACCTGAGTAG
- the cysK gene encoding cysteine synthase A: protein MAKLVQSITDLIGDTPLVRLNRVVPEDSAEIYLKLEFQNPGASVKDRIAINMIESAEKDGTLKPGATIIEPTSGNTGIGLAMVAAAKGYKAILVMPETMSMERRNLLRAYGAELVLTPGAEGMKGAIRKAEELQAENPSYFIPQQFKNQANVEIHIKTTGPEIVEAIKAHDSQLDAFISGIGTGGTITGAGSVLKENFPGIQIIAVEPAASPVLSGGKPGPHKIQGIGAGFVPDILNTEIYDEIIQVENEDAFATARRVAKEEGILGGISSGAAIHAALQVAKKLGKGKRVVAVIPSNGERYLSTPLYQFED, encoded by the coding sequence ATGGCTAAATTAGTGCAAAGCATTACGGATTTAATCGGAGATACACCCCTTGTACGCTTAAATCGGGTGGTGCCGGAGGACAGCGCGGAAATTTATCTGAAATTGGAATTCCAGAACCCGGGAGCGAGTGTTAAAGACCGGATCGCCATCAATATGATTGAATCGGCAGAGAAGGACGGCACGTTGAAGCCGGGCGCCACCATTATTGAGCCTACCAGCGGTAACACAGGAATCGGTCTTGCAATGGTAGCTGCGGCTAAAGGATATAAAGCGATTCTGGTTATGCCGGAAACGATGAGTATGGAACGCCGCAACTTGCTGCGCGCATACGGAGCTGAGCTTGTTTTGACGCCTGGAGCTGAAGGCATGAAAGGCGCTATTCGCAAAGCGGAAGAGCTGCAAGCGGAGAATCCTTCTTATTTCATCCCTCAACAATTCAAGAATCAGGCCAATGTGGAAATTCATATTAAGACAACAGGTCCTGAAATTGTCGAAGCTATTAAAGCGCATGACAGCCAATTAGACGCGTTCATTTCCGGAATCGGTACAGGCGGAACCATTACCGGTGCGGGCAGCGTCTTGAAAGAAAACTTTCCTGGCATTCAGATCATCGCGGTTGAACCTGCTGCTTCCCCGGTACTATCGGGCGGCAAACCGGGCCCGCATAAAATTCAGGGCATCGGCGCAGGTTTCGTGCCGGATATCCTTAACACCGAAATTTACGACGAAATTATTCAAGTTGAGAACGAGGACGCTTTCGCAACTGCTCGCCGCGTAGCTAAAGAAGAGGGAATTCTGGGAGGCATCTCCTCTGGCGCAGCCATCCACGCCGCTCTTCAAGTAGCGAAGAAGCTGGGTAAAGGCAAGCGCGTCGTTGCTGTAATCCCGAGTAACGGTGAGCGTTACCTCAGCACGCCTTTATACCAATTCGAAGATTAA
- the lysS gene encoding lysine--tRNA ligase, with the protein MTEHVNDNQETELNELLVIRRNKLDELRGLGIDPFGQKYVRTHTAKDILDQCDGQSKEELEEQAVVVSLAGRIMQKRGMGKASFAHLQDITGKIQIYVRQDTVEEAKYTAFDLLDLGDIVGVEGVVFKTKTGETSVKVKNLEVLSKSLYPLPDKYHGLQDVELRYRQRYVDLIMNQDVQQTFISRSRIIQSMRRYLDSLGFLEVETPTLHTIPGGASARPFITHHNALDMELYMRIAIELHLKRLIVGGLEKVYEIGRVYRNEGISTRHNPEFTMIELYEAYADYLDIMKLTEDLVVHIAKEVRGTAVLDYQGHTVDLGTPWRRVSMVDAVREVTGVDFSRQMTDEEAHALAKEHKVPVEPNMTFGHILNQFFETYVEETLIQPTFVYGHPLAISPLAKKNEQDPRFTDRFELFIVAREHANAFTELNDPIDQRERFEAQLTEREQGNDEAHLMDEDFVRALEYGMPPTGGLGIGIDRLVMLLTNAPSIRDVLLFPTMRERALD; encoded by the coding sequence GTGACAGAGCATGTGAATGATAATCAAGAAACGGAACTTAACGAGTTACTGGTGATCCGACGCAATAAATTGGATGAGCTTCGCGGACTTGGCATCGATCCATTCGGACAGAAGTATGTTCGCACGCATACCGCTAAAGACATTTTGGACCAGTGTGACGGACAGTCTAAAGAAGAATTGGAAGAACAAGCGGTCGTTGTGAGCTTGGCCGGACGGATTATGCAGAAGCGCGGTATGGGTAAAGCTAGCTTTGCTCATCTTCAGGATATTACGGGCAAAATTCAGATTTATGTTCGCCAGGATACCGTTGAAGAAGCGAAGTATACGGCTTTTGACCTGTTGGATTTAGGGGATATTGTAGGGGTTGAAGGGGTTGTATTCAAGACCAAGACCGGCGAAACTTCGGTTAAAGTGAAGAATCTTGAGGTGCTTTCGAAGTCCCTGTACCCGTTGCCGGATAAATACCATGGTTTGCAGGACGTAGAGTTACGGTACCGTCAACGCTATGTCGATCTGATTATGAATCAGGATGTACAGCAGACGTTTATTTCTCGTTCACGTATTATCCAGTCCATGAGACGTTACTTGGATTCGTTAGGATTCCTGGAGGTGGAAACACCGACGTTGCACACGATTCCGGGCGGAGCGTCCGCGCGTCCATTCATTACCCATCATAATGCGCTTGATATGGAGCTTTATATGCGGATTGCTATTGAGCTGCATTTGAAGCGATTAATTGTGGGCGGTCTTGAGAAGGTATATGAAATTGGTCGGGTGTATCGGAATGAAGGGATTTCCACGCGTCACAATCCCGAGTTTACGATGATTGAGTTGTATGAGGCGTATGCCGATTATCTGGATATCATGAAACTGACGGAAGACCTAGTTGTACACATTGCCAAAGAAGTCCGCGGGACAGCCGTATTGGACTACCAAGGTCATACTGTGGATTTGGGTACGCCGTGGAGACGAGTGTCTATGGTGGATGCGGTACGCGAAGTTACGGGTGTCGATTTCAGCCGTCAGATGACCGATGAAGAAGCGCATGCTTTGGCCAAAGAACATAAAGTTCCGGTGGAACCGAACATGACTTTCGGTCACATCCTTAACCAGTTCTTCGAGACCTATGTAGAAGAGACGTTGATTCAGCCTACCTTTGTATACGGTCATCCTCTGGCGATTTCTCCTCTGGCTAAGAAAAATGAGCAAGATCCTCGTTTCACGGATCGTTTCGAGTTATTCATCGTTGCGCGGGAGCATGCTAATGCTTTCACGGAGTTGAATGACCCGATTGATCAACGCGAACGGTTTGAAGCTCAGCTCACGGAGCGGGAGCAAGGCAATGACGAGGCGCATCTGATGGATGAAGACTTCGTTCGCGCGCTGGAATACGGTATGCCGCCTACAGGAGGTCTCGGAATCGGGATTGACCGCTTGGTGATGCTGCTTACGAATGCGCCTTCCATTAGGGATGTCCTGTTATTCCCTACGATGCGTGAACGTGCATTGGATTAG
- the folB gene encoding dihydroneopterin aldolase: MDKIILQRMEFFGYHGVFPEENKLGQRFYVDATLMFNIQPAGVSDNLEKTVNYAEAYYTIRKIVEEKPFKLIEALAEHIATSLLDTYTIINEIQIRVTKPHPPFDIHFEGVTVEIQRKRASG; encoded by the coding sequence ATGGATAAGATCATTCTGCAACGTATGGAATTCTTCGGTTACCACGGGGTGTTTCCGGAAGAAAATAAACTGGGTCAGCGATTCTATGTGGATGCGACGCTTATGTTCAACATTCAACCTGCGGGAGTTAGCGATAATCTGGAGAAAACCGTGAACTATGCCGAAGCCTACTACACGATCCGAAAGATTGTTGAAGAAAAGCCGTTTAAACTCATTGAAGCCTTGGCTGAGCATATTGCAACCTCATTGCTGGACACTTATACTATTATAAATGAAATTCAGATTAGGGTGACGAAACCGCACCCGCCGTTTGATATTCATTTTGAAGGCGTCACTGTAGAAATCCAGAGAAAGCGGGCAAGCGGATGA
- the hslO gene encoding Hsp33 family molecular chaperone HslO produces MQDYLIRGTALNGKVRAFAVDTRNIVEELSRRHGTYPTATAAFGRTLSAGAMMGAMLKGEEKLTIQVKGDGPIGQIVVDANAKGEVRGYVDHPQVHLASNDQGKLDVAGAVGREGFIHIIKDLGMKEPYRGSTPIVSGELAEDFTYYFAKSEQTPSVVSLGVLVDADASVRASGGFIIQLMPGVTDDEIDAIEHKLASLPPITALLDQGESLEEILNWVIEPVEILDRMDLHFRCKCSRDRVEQTLVSLGKDELEGIIEEDGKAEVVCHFCNEAYVFNREELTVILERAIQK; encoded by the coding sequence ATGCAAGATTATTTAATTCGCGGTACAGCGCTTAATGGAAAAGTTCGCGCTTTCGCCGTAGATACCAGGAACATTGTAGAAGAGCTCAGCCGCAGACATGGAACTTACCCGACGGCGACAGCCGCTTTCGGTCGCACATTGTCCGCCGGCGCCATGATGGGTGCTATGCTGAAAGGTGAAGAAAAGCTGACCATTCAAGTGAAAGGCGATGGTCCGATCGGGCAAATTGTTGTGGATGCCAACGCCAAAGGCGAGGTTCGCGGTTATGTCGATCATCCGCAAGTTCATCTGGCGAGCAACGATCAGGGCAAGCTGGATGTAGCCGGCGCTGTGGGTCGCGAAGGCTTTATCCATATCATTAAAGATCTAGGTATGAAAGAACCTTACCGCGGAAGCACACCTATCGTTTCCGGCGAGTTGGCGGAAGATTTCACGTACTATTTTGCCAAATCAGAGCAAACGCCATCCGTTGTTTCCTTAGGCGTACTAGTCGATGCAGACGCATCAGTGCGGGCATCCGGCGGTTTTATCATTCAGTTGATGCCGGGTGTGACGGATGATGAGATTGACGCGATTGAGCACAAACTTGCCTCGCTGCCTCCGATTACGGCACTGTTGGATCAGGGGGAAAGCCTGGAGGAAATTCTGAACTGGGTCATTGAGCCGGTAGAGATTCTGGATCGGATGGATCTTCATTTCCGTTGCAAGTGTTCACGAGACCGTGTGGAGCAGACGTTGGTGAGTTTGGGCAAAGACGAGTTGGAAGGCATTATTGAAGAGGACGGAAAGGCTGAGGTCGTGTGCCATTTCTGTAATGAAGCCTACGTGTTCAACCGTGAAGAGCTAACTGTCATCTTGGAAAGAGCCATCCAAAAATAG
- the dusB gene encoding tRNA dihydrouridine synthase DusB, with amino-acid sequence MLKIGDIEMKNQVVLAPMAGVCNPAFRLIAKEFGTGLVCAEMVSDKAILHGNKRTIEMLYVDDREKPLSLQIFGGDRDSLVEAAKVVDQQTNADIIDINMGCPVPKITKCDAGARWLLDPDKIYEMVSAVVDAVEKPVTVKMRIGWDSEHIYAVRNAQAVERAGGKAVSVHGRTREQLYTGTANWEIIKEVKEAVSIPVIGNGDVLTPEDARRMLDTTGVDGVMIGRAALGNPWMLYRTIEYLTTGQLPTEPTPRDKLAIATLHLDRLVALKGENIAVKEMRKHMSWYLKGMKGSARIKDAIMEATKREQMVETFENFITGLEELADQPVESVVSEHSSVH; translated from the coding sequence ATGTTAAAGATCGGTGATATAGAAATGAAGAATCAAGTCGTTCTTGCGCCCATGGCCGGTGTGTGCAACCCCGCGTTTCGACTGATTGCCAAAGAGTTCGGTACTGGGCTCGTATGCGCGGAGATGGTTAGCGACAAGGCGATTCTGCACGGGAACAAGCGGACGATTGAGATGCTTTATGTGGATGACCGCGAGAAACCGTTAAGCTTGCAAATATTCGGCGGAGACCGCGATTCCTTAGTGGAAGCGGCGAAAGTCGTCGACCAACAGACCAATGCGGATATTATCGACATTAACATGGGCTGTCCCGTACCGAAAATTACGAAGTGCGACGCGGGTGCGCGATGGTTATTGGATCCCGACAAAATTTACGAGATGGTGTCAGCGGTTGTGGATGCGGTTGAAAAGCCGGTTACAGTCAAAATGAGAATAGGCTGGGATTCGGAACACATCTACGCGGTAAGAAATGCTCAAGCAGTGGAACGTGCGGGCGGGAAAGCTGTTTCCGTGCACGGACGTACCCGGGAGCAATTGTATACCGGGACAGCCAACTGGGAAATTATAAAAGAAGTTAAGGAAGCCGTATCCATTCCGGTCATCGGGAACGGGGACGTACTGACGCCTGAAGACGCGCGCCGTATGCTGGATACGACCGGTGTGGACGGTGTCATGATCGGACGTGCAGCGCTAGGTAACCCGTGGATGCTTTATCGTACAATCGAGTATCTAACAACAGGACAGTTGCCGACAGAGCCTACGCCAAGAGATAAGCTGGCTATTGCCACGTTGCATCTGGACCGTCTGGTTGCCCTGAAAGGCGAGAATATCGCGGTAAAGGAAATGCGCAAGCATATGTCCTGGTACCTCAAGGGCATGAAAGGTTCGGCCCGGATCAAGGATGCGATTATGGAAGCTACGAAGCGGGAGCAGATGGTGGAGACTTTCGAGAACTTTATCACTGGGCTTGAGGAACTGGCGGATCAGCCGGTTGAATCGGTCGTTTCAGAGCATTCATCCGTTCACTAG
- a CDS encoding anthranilate synthase component I family protein, whose protein sequence is MRLTTYAHWEQWAENYTCLPYVAKFEIRNLRLPVSWEQVWAEAGEDAVVLESGKDGRYTYLAIQAKRTIRGNGDIAVISAPDPSGDAFKTEKKAKPLTAVKEWMEPFRTPKVEGAPKFTGGCIGYWSYDVIRSVERLPVEAADDLPFPDYYFMMAEELWIVDQQEGALYCAVHTGVHPEIPLERLYREAEDRILTMKHQWDGWVEVGAEVAERTEARKAALASTSLAIDVEQIDQVTKVFTKDQFMAAVGRIQEYIAQGDVFQVNLSVRQSRPVASRPEEIYEWLRLFNPSPYMGYMRFGGLHLVSASPELLVETDGDTVSTRPIAGTRRRGRNEAEDQAMAEELLASEKERAEHIMLVDLERNDLGRIAAYGSVRVKDLMVVEYYSHVMHLVTGVEGRLAEGKDAYDVIAASFPGGTITGAPKIRTMEIIEELEPTRRGPYTGSMGWIDYNGNMEFNIIIRTLAVAEGIGHIQAGAGIVIDSDPEREYYESLNKAKALWKAIQYSEQQ, encoded by the coding sequence TTGCGATTAACTACATATGCTCATTGGGAACAGTGGGCCGAAAATTATACATGCCTGCCTTATGTGGCTAAATTTGAAATCCGAAATCTGCGGCTGCCCGTGTCTTGGGAACAGGTATGGGCGGAGGCGGGTGAGGACGCTGTTGTTCTGGAGAGCGGCAAGGATGGCCGGTACACCTATTTGGCGATTCAAGCGAAACGCACCATTCGGGGCAATGGGGATATCGCGGTAATTTCCGCTCCGGACCCATCTGGTGATGCCTTCAAGACAGAGAAGAAGGCGAAGCCTCTGACGGCAGTTAAGGAATGGATGGAGCCGTTCCGCACACCTAAGGTGGAAGGCGCTCCAAAGTTCACCGGCGGGTGCATCGGATATTGGAGCTATGATGTAATTCGCTCTGTGGAACGTTTGCCGGTTGAAGCGGCGGACGATCTGCCCTTCCCGGATTATTATTTCATGATGGCGGAAGAGCTGTGGATCGTGGATCAACAAGAGGGCGCCCTTTATTGCGCCGTTCACACAGGCGTCCATCCCGAGATACCCTTAGAAAGGCTTTACCGGGAGGCGGAGGACCGGATCCTTACCATGAAGCATCAATGGGACGGCTGGGTGGAAGTCGGCGCGGAGGTAGCAGAGCGGACGGAGGCAAGGAAAGCCGCTCTTGCTTCAACAAGTCTCGCCATTGATGTGGAACAGATAGATCAGGTTACGAAGGTGTTTACCAAAGATCAGTTCATGGCAGCGGTCGGGCGGATCCAGGAGTACATTGCGCAAGGCGATGTGTTTCAGGTGAATCTCTCGGTTCGTCAAAGCCGCCCCGTCGCAAGCCGTCCCGAGGAAATTTACGAGTGGCTGCGATTGTTTAACCCGTCCCCTTACATGGGATATATGCGCTTTGGCGGTCTACATCTGGTGTCCGCGTCGCCGGAGTTGTTGGTGGAAACCGATGGGGACACCGTATCCACCAGGCCGATCGCCGGCACACGCAGGCGGGGGCGGAATGAAGCAGAGGATCAGGCTATGGCTGAAGAATTGCTTGCCAGCGAGAAAGAACGGGCTGAGCATATTATGTTGGTGGACCTGGAACGTAATGACTTGGGGAGAATTGCCGCTTACGGCAGCGTCCGGGTTAAAGACTTGATGGTCGTTGAATATTATTCCCATGTCATGCATCTGGTTACCGGTGTGGAAGGGCGGTTGGCTGAGGGGAAAGACGCATATGATGTAATCGCGGCTTCCTTCCCCGGAGGCACCATTACCGGGGCGCCCAAAATTCGCACCATGGAAATCATTGAAGAATTAGAGCCCACAAGACGCGGTCCTTACACCGGTTCTATGGGATGGATTGACTATAACGGGAATATGGAATTTAATATTATTATAAGAACCCTGGCAGTAGCCGAGGGCATCGGTCATATTCAAGCCGGTGCAGGGATCGTCATTGATTCGGATCCGGAGCGGGAGTACTATGAATCCTTGAATAAAGCCAAAGCGCTGTGGAAGGCCATTCAATACAGTGAACAACAGTAA
- the pabC gene encoding aminodeoxychorismate lyase has protein sequence MIISVNGKLHNGQDTVISALDHGFLYGLGLFETFRTYNGTPFLLEQHMERLRSGCSSLGIQWDADPDAIRHQITEMLQASGLRDAYVRYTVTAGEEALGLPSSDYRKPTVVIYTKAVPVEHPALRREGKALQLLRIPRNTPEGPVRLKSLHYMNNILAKRELSTYPAQPQIPQQFAHGSEGLMLTAEGYLAEGIVSNIFYVRDQILFTPSLETGILPGITRGLVIEELAAEAGCSVREGLFRWEDLLQADEVFITNSIQEIVPISVLLDTQSQSVLINQGRTGRLTDRLIVQYKRKAGV, from the coding sequence ATGATCATCAGTGTAAACGGCAAGCTGCATAACGGACAAGATACCGTGATCTCCGCTTTGGATCACGGTTTTCTTTATGGACTTGGTTTGTTCGAGACATTCAGAACCTATAACGGAACCCCGTTTCTGTTGGAGCAGCACATGGAGCGGCTGCGCAGCGGCTGCTCTTCGCTGGGTATTCAGTGGGATGCGGATCCGGATGCGATAAGACATCAAATCACGGAAATGTTACAAGCAAGCGGACTAAGGGACGCTTATGTGCGCTATACAGTCACGGCCGGAGAGGAAGCGCTGGGATTACCTTCGTCCGATTATAGGAAGCCTACTGTGGTCATCTATACGAAGGCGGTTCCTGTCGAACACCCGGCATTACGCCGGGAAGGCAAGGCGTTGCAGCTCTTGCGAATTCCGCGCAATACACCGGAGGGACCGGTTCGTTTGAAGTCGCTTCACTATATGAATAACATTCTGGCCAAGCGGGAATTATCCACTTATCCTGCACAACCTCAAATCCCGCAGCAATTTGCTCACGGTTCAGAGGGATTGATGTTGACGGCTGAAGGCTACTTGGCGGAGGGGATCGTCAGCAATATCTTCTATGTCCGCGATCAGATCCTGTTCACCCCCTCGTTGGAAACCGGCATTCTGCCCGGCATTACCCGAGGGTTGGTCATCGAGGAGCTCGCGGCTGAAGCAGGATGTTCCGTCCGGGAAGGCTTATTCCGATGGGAGGACTTGCTTCAAGCGGATGAGGTATTTATAACGAACTCTATCCAAGAAATCGTTCCGATATCCGTACTGCTCGATACCCAGTCTCAGTCGGTGTTAATCAACCAAGGCAGGACCGGGCGGCTAACAGACCGATTGATCGTACAATACAAACGTAAAGCAGGAGTGTAA